In Persephonella sp. IF05-L8, the following are encoded in one genomic region:
- a CDS encoding polysaccharide deacetylase family protein — protein sequence MKRLKLLSKLTILLNTITAAFLLLISIKAYAGYATVLIYHRFDEDKYPTTSVSTEIFEKQMRYLKENGYKVIPLKQLIYYLENKKEIPPKTVVITIDDGYRSTMKAYRILKKYGFPFTVFLGMEGIDRYPAFLTKEELEILKKDKLVSFGNHSYSHARFARVITKMSPEEYEEFIRKDTKKAEKKLKKLLGYIPKVYAYPYGEYTKPYIKVLKSMGYKAMLSQDPQNVDKNTPLYLIQRQAIVGSWANMKHFKIVLNTEVLPVISHQPHIGYLTENPPEIIQVKIKNPQMYKNCQIYLTEIGWKRAERREDILYIDGIKKLKKWKNRIGVKCFNSKTGKRATFFWSVYTR from the coding sequence TTGAAAAGATTAAAATTGTTATCAAAACTAACAATCTTACTAAATACGATAACTGCAGCCTTTCTCCTGCTTATATCCATTAAGGCTTATGCAGGATACGCAACAGTTTTAATCTATCACAGATTTGACGAGGATAAATATCCTACAACCTCTGTATCAACAGAAATTTTTGAAAAACAGATGAGATATCTCAAAGAAAATGGTTATAAGGTAATTCCATTAAAACAGCTTATCTACTATCTGGAAAATAAAAAAGAAATTCCCCCAAAAACCGTTGTGATAACAATAGATGATGGTTATCGCTCAACTATGAAGGCATACAGAATACTAAAAAAATACGGTTTCCCGTTTACTGTTTTTCTGGGAATGGAAGGAATTGATAGATACCCTGCATTTCTGACAAAAGAGGAGCTGGAAATACTAAAAAAAGATAAACTTGTTTCATTTGGTAATCATTCATACTCCCATGCCAGATTTGCCAGAGTAATAACAAAAATGTCCCCTGAAGAATATGAAGAATTTATTAGAAAGGATACAAAAAAGGCAGAAAAAAAGCTTAAGAAACTGCTGGGATATATTCCTAAAGTATATGCATACCCGTATGGAGAATATACAAAGCCATATATAAAAGTTCTGAAATCTATGGGATATAAAGCAATGCTTTCTCAAGACCCTCAAAATGTGGACAAAAACACTCCCCTATATTTGATACAGAGACAGGCTATTGTTGGCAGCTGGGCAAACATGAAACATTTTAAAATTGTTTTAAATACAGAGGTTTTGCCTGTTATAAGCCATCAGCCTCACATTGGATACCTTACTGAAAATCCACCTGAGATTATTCAGGTTAAGATAAAAAATCCCCAGATGTACAAAAACTGCCAGATTTATCTAACGGAGATTGGCTGGAAAAGGGCAGAAAGAAGAGAGGATATTCTTTATATAGACGGAATTAAAAAACTAAAAAAATGGAAAAATAGAATAGGTGTAAAATGTTTTAACAGCAAAACAGGGAAAAGAGCAACATTCTTCTGGAGTGTTTATACAAGATGA
- a CDS encoding class II aldolase/adducin family protein: MNIIEEIIFTGKVLYKEGLVNSHAGNISVRDGNTIYITRTGAMLGYLTENDIVKVPVDKTSDLDKIASSELIVHRAVYQKTDYKAIIHAHPVNAVALSFKLKEKFVPVDNEGKLFLKEVPILPEYPSASPELSEAVSNFFADSSHNIIIVKTHGSFAAHNFLNYALKLTSDLEFCAKIFNLIK; this comes from the coding sequence ATGAATATAATAGAAGAAATCATATTTACAGGAAAGGTTCTATATAAAGAAGGTCTCGTTAATTCCCATGCAGGTAATATCAGTGTCAGAGATGGGAATACTATTTATATCACAAGAACAGGTGCAATGCTTGGATATCTGACGGAAAATGATATTGTCAAAGTTCCTGTGGATAAGACTTCGGATTTAGATAAGATAGCTTCCTCGGAGCTTATAGTTCACAGAGCTGTTTATCAGAAGACTGACTACAAGGCTATCATTCACGCCCATCCTGTTAATGCAGTAGCTTTGAGTTTCAAACTTAAAGAAAAATTTGTTCCTGTTGATAATGAGGGGAAGCTATTTTTAAAGGAAGTTCCTATATTACCTGAATATCCCAGTGCCTCTCCTGAACTATCTGAAGCTGTTTCAAATTTTTTTGCTGATAGTTCACATAACATTATTATCGTAAAAACCCACGGCAGTTTTGCTGCACATAATTTTCTCAATTATGCTTTAAAGCTAACTTCTGACCTTGAGTTCTGTGCAAAGATTTTCAACCTCATAAAATAA